One window from the genome of Oncorhynchus kisutch isolate 150728-3 linkage group LG21, Okis_V2, whole genome shotgun sequence encodes:
- the LOC116356239 gene encoding leucine-rich repeat-containing protein 15-like, whose translation MQLVACLAVLVLCVAEAVENCPDVCKCTKQTSPERSEVNCHKKGMRKFPSKLPPDSWILKMGENRIVDLPPNVLKPIPKIESINLERNVIKSIHPQAFSGARRLMLLNLYGNQINKLPLKGFQDLLNLRFLMLGQNQISSVKPDMFTGMRNLSDLDLPLNSLTALPSNAFKPLIALKVLDLALNRIQRISTKGFVGLTELLFLNLDNNSLKSIPAGAFKPLASLEMLVLDNNLLSTLTSATLEGLSNLQELYLRNNELERLPQDLFRHTPKLSQLALSGNRLKTVDGSMFTQLSGLKEVYLHDNPWTCDCNINNLVRWMSQTKANLSPLESLRCVAPAGYRDKALNSLKDQNLRCRA comes from the exons ATGCAGCTGGTAGCCTGCTTAGCGGTGCTGGTGCTCTGTGTGGCAGAGGCTGTAGAGAATTGTCCCGATGTATGTAAATGCACCAAGCAAACCAGCCCtgaaaggtcagaggtcaactgCCACAAGAAGGGGATGAGGAAGTTCCCCTCCAAACTGCCCCCGGATTCCTGGATTCTTAAAATGG GCGAGAACAGAATAGTAGACCTCCCGCCAAACGTTCTGAAACCCATCCCCAAGATCGAAAGCATCAACTTGGAACGCAACGTCATCAAATCAATACACCCCCAGGCCTTCTCTGGAGCCCGGAGGCTGATGCTGCTCAACCTGTATGGGAATCAGATCAACAAACTCCCCCTGAAGGGCTTCCAGGATCTGCTCAACCTCCGCTTCCTCATGCTGGGCCAGAACCAGATTTCCAGTGTCAAACCAGACATGTTCACTGGCATGAGGAACCTCTCAGACCTGGACCTGCCTCTCAACTCTCTGACTGCCCTCCCTTCCAACGCCTTCAAGCCTCTGATCGCCCTCAAGGTCCTGGACCTGGCCCTCAACCGCATCCAGAGAATCTCCACAAAGGGCTTTGTGGGCTTGACGGAGTTGCTGTTCCTCAACCTGGACAACAACAGCCTAAAGAGTATCCCGGCTGGGGCCTTCAAGCCTCTGGCCTCCCTGGAGATGCTGGTGCTGGATAACAACCTGCTGTCCACGCTGACCTCAGCCACTCTGGAGGGCTTGTCCAACCTGCAGGAGCTCTACCTCAGGAACAATGAGCTGGAGAGGCTGCCTCAGGACCTGTTCAGACACACACCCAAGCTTTCCCAGCTGGCCCTCAGTGGGAACAGGCTGAAGACTGTGGATGGAAGCATGTTCACCCAGCTGTCTG GCCTGAAGGAGGTGTATCTCCACGACAACCCCTGGACGTGTGACTGCAACATCAACAACCTGGTGCGCTGGATGTCCCAGACCAAGGCCAACCTCTCCCCTTTGGAGTCCCTGAGGTGTGTTGCCCCAGCAGGTTACCGTGACAAAGCCCTCAATAGCCTCAAAGACCAGAATCTGCGCTGCCGGGCCTAG